The Rhodospirillales bacterium genome includes the window CTCAGTGATGCCGGCCTTGATGTCCGCGACGTCTGACGACAGCTTCACACTTCTGGGTGGCAGGGTCCGCATGGCCGCGATGGGGTGCGGCCTGAAACCCACGACCGATGCCGTGATGCTTGCCGCAGCCGCCGATGTCGGTCCGGGGGCGTCCGTGTTTGATGCCGGTTGCGGCGCGGGGGCGGTGGCCCTCTGCCTGCTGGCGCGACTGCCTGACCTTCGGGTCGCCGGGATGGAGCGTGAACCCGAACTGGCAGCTCTTGCCGCGCGCAATGTGGCGCTGAACGGAGTCGAAGGCTTGTTGTCGATCGTGTGCGGGGATCTGGCTGATGGCGACCTCTGCCCGGGTCCCTTCGATGCCGTCGTGACCAATCCGCCATATCTCGAAGAACGGGCGGTCCGTGTACCCTCCGATCACCTGCGGGCGGCGGCGATGGTCGAGACCATGCCGCTCGGCGACTGGGTCGCCGCCTGCATCCGCCGTGTGCGGACGGGCGGGGTCCTCTATCTAGTCCACCGGCCCGAACGACGGCGCGAGATTGAGGACACGCTTGTCGGGTTGGGCTGCGGGGCGGCTGTCATCCCGCTCTTGCCACGGGCAGGGGCCC containing:
- a CDS encoding methyltransferase; this translates as MSATSDDSFTLLGGRVRMAAMGCGLKPTTDAVMLAAAADVGPGASVFDAGCGAGAVALCLLARLPDLRVAGMEREPELAALAARNVALNGVEGLLSIVCGDLADGDLCPGPFDAVVTNPPYLEERAVRVPSDHLRAAAMVETMPLGDWVAACIRRVRTGGVLYLVHRPERRREIEDTLVGLGCGAAVIPLLPRAGAREPERILVRATVTAAQDGVIDASPMVLHESGGRYTVHAEAVLRDGEPIDWF